TTGCTCGTTAAGAAAGGAATCGGCGGATGGCGCCGCCCGGAAATCGCGATTTATTACGGATGCCTTCGATATTCTGCCAATCGCTTTGACAAGGTTCCTGCGGTCCGTTCCGGTTCGCACGCAGCATTCGAGGACCGTCAGTCGCTCGGATCAGGACTGCCGGTCGGGAACGACCGACCGAGCGACTGACTGAATGGAGTGACGGAGACGTAACTTTGGTGTGTTCGTGGCCGTCGAAATTAACACATTGGTCTTTCGTAGTTCAGTAGTACCGGAGTGTTGTTTGTAAGCTGTTCCGGTTTCTGTAAATACGTGGCCTGCGTTCTCCGGCTGTGTTTCATCCTACAATCGTCGTGATTCATTTAAACGTCACTTAACGGTGAACTGCATCAGATGGGATCCGTCTGGTGATCAAGTGCGAATTTGAGACTGTGATCTGTCAGTCAGCTGAGCGGGGGCAGTCATCGTGTTGTACAGTGTGGTAACGAGAGAGGTCAGGACATCGATCTTTAACCCGCGTTCAGGTTGTCCGTTGGTTACGGACAACCTGTCAGAAGCCAACTGTATTTCAACGTCTGCGGACCATGTTATAATCTGCCGCGGTTCGTCTACGCTTACTCCTGACCGTATCGGTTTGACATGTTCAGTAATGACGCTCTTACCCCGCAGGCATCTGCAAGCCGACGCTCTTTTCTGCAATCGGGTACGGTCGCGGCGGCCGGTGTGGCGGCCCGTTCAGTTCGGGGGACAGAACCCGGTTCCGTTTCGGACACGGTCCGCGTGGGACTTGTGGGTGCCGGCGGACGGGGGAGTGGCGCGGTGGAAAACACCATGAGCGTCAATGACAATGTGAAGCTGGTGGCGATCGCAGACGTTAACGAGCGAAAGCCGCAATCATTATTACGCCGAATGGAACCAAGGTACGGTGCTCGCGCGGCAGTGGCGGCAGGAAAGATTCACACAGGACTGGATAGTTACAAACAGATCCTCGATGACCCGGATGTGGATCTGGTTCTTTTTGCGACGCCGCCAGGATTTCGACCTCGACACCTTCTGGAAGCTGTCCAGGCGGGCAAGCATATATTTGCGGAAAAACCAGCCTGCGTTGATCCGGCCGGATATAAGATCTGCCTCAAGGCGCATACTCTGGCCGAAGCCAACGGCACGTCAATAGTGACCGGAACACAGTATCGTCGTCAGACCAGCTATCTCGAAGCCGTTAATCGAATCCACGACGGAGCCATTGGCGAAATCATCAGTTCGCAAATGCGGTATTGTGCCAGCGGAATCTGGTACCGTCCGCGGAAGGACGGAATGAGCGATACGGAGTATCAGATTTACAACTGGATGCATTTCATCTGGCTGTCAGGTGATCAGATTGTCGAACAGGCCGTTCATAATATTGATACGATGAACTGGATCATGGGGGGGCCGCCGGAACTGGCCTATGGCGGTGGCGGGCGATTCACTCGGCCCGGTGACAGTCAGATGTGGGACAATATGGCCATCGATTTTATCTATCCCGGCAACCGTATGTGTTCATTCATGTGTCGTCAGATGCCCAACACGGACACAGATAATTCCAATGTTATTTACGGGACAGACGGTGTGATGACGATCTACGGTGGTGATCGAGGCTCACTGATGACCGATCGTAACGGAACAGAATTATGGTCGATGTCGGGTGATATCGGTGCCGCATACCTTCAGGAACACAAAGATCTCGTGAATTCGATCATTTCGGGCCGCCCGATCGTGGAACTCAACGACACCGCTGACAGTTCCCTGACGGCAGTGATCGGACGCATGGCGGCCTATACGGGTAAAACTGTTACATGGGACTTTGCCGTCAATCGTTCAGCACTTGACATGTTTCCGGCAGAACTCAACTATGGCGGGGACATGGCCAGTCCTCCGTTCGCCATTCCGGGCAGGGAACGACTGAGCTGATCGAATGGCCAGTTAATTCAACAATCACAAAGCATCGATGTTTTTAACCACTCCTGACGTTTCCATTGACTGACCGTTGTTGATTTGTCAGTGCTGATATCGTCTGCTTCGCAGACGGCACCAAACATCTCGCGGAACAGGAACAAATTCAGTTTGGAACTGATGTGTCAGCCATCGTGTTTACTCTCAGCATGAGACATGCTGAAACAGTGTTCTGACAGAAAAAATTTTCGATCCTGACCGTTGTCTGATGCATAACAGTATCCCTGAGCGTGTTTTAAAACAGAGGCTGACTGGCAGTCGATATGTATAAAGCCCGACTTATTTCGTTATTGCTTTTCAGCATTCCGGTCTCCGGAACGGCGGATGAGGATCTTTCTGCCTATCCGTGGTCATTTCAGCCAGTTGTCCCTGTTGATCCTCCATCAACTGTCGACCTGCATTATGGAGCAAAATGTCGGAATACTGTCGATCGGTTTATTTATCGCGAACTTGAAGAGGCAGAACTGGAACCGGCACCAGCGGCTGATCGGCACACACTTGTGCGGCGCGCATGTTTTGATCTGCTGGGACTGCCGCCAACTCAGAAACAGATGGATCAGTTTTCCGCCGGACTGTCTGCGGACGGCTGGATGAAACTGGTCGACTCACTTCTGGAGTCCCCGCATTATGGTGAGCGGTGGGGACGGCACTGGCTGGATGTGGCTCGTTATGCTGACAGCGGAGGCTATGAAACAGATATTTACTACCGGAATGCCTGGCGGTATCGCGACTATGTCGTCAAGAGTTTCAATGACGACAAACCGTACAATATTTTCGTCCAGGAACAGATCGCCGGTGACGAACTCTGGCCGGACAACCTTGACCTGGATCCCCGACGTGTTTATGTAATTCCGGAGACCAAGCAAAGGCATCTGGAAGCTCGCGTGGGTACCGGATTCTACTCGCTGGGGCCCCGTGTGCATGAATCGGCACTTGATGCCGGTCGGCTGCACTATGAAACGCTTACTGACTGGGTGGATACAACCGCATCGGCTTTCATGGGACTGACGATGGCGTGCGCCCGATGCCACGAACACAAGGTCGATCCATTCACTCAGGAAGACTATTTCTCACTGCAGGCGATCTTTTCATCCTCTCGAGAAGTCGAGCTGCCGTTGTGGAACGCCATGGGTGAAGCCGACTGGCGGCAGAATTTTCCTCGGATCGTAGCCGTCGGAGAAGCGCGTCGGGCCTATCAGCTGTTTGAAGTACAGACCGCGGGAACAGAACTGTCACCCGACCAAACCCAGGAAAAGCAGAGGCTGCTGGCAGCAATCGGCGAGGCAGTACTGGCGTTACCTGAAAGGACCGGTGGTCAGGAAACAATTCCGTATGATGCCTTGATGCACATTCCGACGGTGAGCGTTCTTGGTCGCGAGCACCCGCAACTGATCAAGCCAAGTTATGTCCTGGAACGAGGGGAATTACAGAAACCACAACAGCAGATGTCTCCGGCTCTGCCGATTTCACTGGCGTCCGCAACATCGACGTCAGCAGAACTGGCTGACGGATTTGATTCGCGAAAGCAGTTTGCGTTGTGGCTGACACGGAAAGACCATCCGTTAACCGCCCGTGTGATGGTCAATCGAATCTGGCACTGGCATTTTGGGCGAGGTCTCGTTGAAACTCCGAATGATTTCGGCTTCATGGGGGAAGAACCGTCGCATCCGGAACTGCTTGACTGGCTGGCAGCGGAATTCGTGGCCAGTGGATGGAGCATCAAACATCTGCACCGACTGATCATGAATTCCTCGGTGTACCGGCACAGCAGTCGCTTCAGTTCGTCGCGACACCTGGAAGAAGATCCTGATAATCGGCTGCTGTGGAGAATGAATCGTCGTCGACTGGAGGCGGAAGCATTGTGGGACGCGGTACATTCAGCAGCCGGAACAATTAACCTCAGCCTGGGTGGCCCGCCTGTTGTTCCTGCCCTGGCCGATGATGAAATCGCTTCACTGCGGGACAAATGGCACTGGGTCGTGTCTGCAGACACCGCGCAGCACACACGTCGAGGGCTCTATATTCTGGTGCGTCGCAATTTCAAATTTCCCATGTTTCAGGTATTTGACTCACCCGTCACCTCACAGAGTTGTCCTGTACGCGATGTAACGACAGTGGCTCCCCAGGCATTGTGGGGCCTGAATAATGGTTCTGTGTTTCGACAGGCGATGCACATGGCAGGAAGAATCGTGCAGGAATCGGGCAGTGATCCGCGAAATCAGGTTATTCGGGCCTGGAAACTGGCACTGAGTCGTCTGCCCGACGAGGATGAAACAGAATCAGGGCTGCAGCTGCTTCGTTCACTGGAGGCAGAAGAAAGTCAGAGGTTAACGGATCCTCCTGAGTCGCTGTCGACGGCCGTTCCGGAAAGAGCCCGATCGCTTTCCAAGTTATGTCTGGCGTTGTTTAATCTGTCTGAATTCTCATTCGTAGATTGATCTGTTGTGAATTCACGTCGCGATTTTCTGTTCAACGGTGGTCTCGGCTTTGGCAGCACGGCCCTTGGCAGCATGCTGGCGGATGACGTACAGGCCCAAGCCTCCCGCACTCGCAATCCGCTGGCGCTTCAGTCGCCTGATGCTCCCGGTACAGCCAGGAACGTCATTTTTCTGTTTATGCAGGGTGGCCCCAGTCATCTGGAGACATTCGACGAAAAACCGGCTCTTGCGAAATATGACGGACAGTTGCTGCCGAAAGAGTTACGAGACTTTGATCTGGCCCAGATCAACACGGCAGATTCTCAGGTCATGGCGACACAATTTCCATTTCGGCGCCATGGTGAAAGTCGGCTGCCGATCTCAAGTCTGTTTCCGAAACTCAGTCGCCACGCGGATCGTCTGGCCGTTGTTCGATCGATGCACCATGAACTGTTCATTCATGGTTCGGCCATGATCATGATGCACTCGGGAACCCGACTGCTGGCGCATCCAACGGTTGGAGCGTGGGTCACCTACGGGCTTGGGTGTGAGAGTAATAATCTGCCATCCTACATCGCAATGACGGACAGTGTTTTTCGTAATGGCGCATCGATGTACTCGTCCGGTTTTCTGCCGGCCGTTTATCAGGGAACTCCCATGCGTGCCGAAGGTGTGCCAATCCAGAACCTGCAGCGTCATCCGAGTGTTGCCGGTCGGGAACAGCGATTACTGCTCGACCAGATCAACGCGTGGAATCAGCAGCATCTGGCCGGGCGCCCCGGAGACAGTCGACTGGATGCACGCATTGCGAACTACGAGCTGGCGTATCGCATGCAGTCGGCGGCCCCGGAACTCATCGATCTTTCCGGTGAAACAAAAGCCACTCGGGATCTTTACGGAATTGAAAACGGCACGGCGGACCGTTTTGGCCGGATGTGCCTCATGGCTCGGAGGATGGTGGAGCGAGGAGTGCGGTATGTTCAGCTGATCAGTGCCGGTTGGGACGCCCATGGAGACTGTAAGGGCAACCATGAAGGCCAGGCGGCCAAAACAGATCAGCCGATCGCCGGATTGATTGAAGATCTTGATCGGCGAGGATTGCTGGACAGTACATTGCTGGTGTGGGTTGGTGAATTCGGCCGCACCCCGATTCGTCAGGGATCCGGTGGTCGAGACCATCATCCGTACGGATTCAGCGCCTGGCTGGCCGGCGGGGGAGTGCAGGGTGGTAAAGTGATCGGGGCGACGGATGATTTTGGATTTCACGCGATTGAGGATAAGGTCCACGTCAACGACCTGCATGCCACCATTCTGGGACTGCTTGGCATCGATCACGAAGCTCTCACTTATTATTTTGAGGGGCGGGTTCGTCGCCTGACTGATGTGGGCGGGCAAAACAATCTTGCCTCGCGACTGGTTGCCTCATGACCGCAAAACGGAAGCTACTGTGAGACGCTGTGGGTTCTGAATCGGGAAACAGCCTGGGGGCCGTGCAGAGCAGGGTGCCGCCATCGGCACTGCTATCGGAGATTCGTGTTGTACGTTGCAGTCTGCCCCCCCGACTTACAGATCACCGGATCGGTCTCATCGGTTCCGCAGGAACGAACTCGGTGTTGGTTTCCTGAAAGTGATCCTGAAGGGTCTGGGCGCTAAAAAAATGCATTACAAAATAAACAACGGGTTAAGCATCAACGCGTCACATCGAGCTTTGTTAGTTTTTTGCCTTCGGAAAGCGCCAAAACAACGCTATTTCCCCGGATGAGTGCCTTGCGTTCGCACCTCCGCGCGAAATAATGTGAGCTGCAGCATCCGACCTTTTGCGGGTATGCGATGCTGCCTCCAATTGCGGTGAGTCCAGCCAAACCGGGTCAGGTCAGAAATGAAGCAGCCCTGCGGTATTCGGTTCTCAGGTGCATGCGGAGGTAGCATTGCGTTCCCGCTTGTTTTTTGAGACCTGTTGTCAGAATTCCTCTCACTGCCTGAATTCCCGGGGCAGCCAACCTTGGGTTTGTCGATGGGGCGTTCGCTGTTTAAACATGATAACGTGTACTGAGGTCACCCAATTGCGTGGATTGGCGTGTTGCAGTCCTCCGCGGTAGCTATTGAATTCACGGAGCACCTTGCTTTTACGTTAAACTGTGAACTTCACGACCGCAGCCCGACTGAGTCAGGCTCCAGAACTTATCCGGTTCACACGTTGGCTGACTGATGTCAGCGAGCCGACATTGGATACAGAAAGATATGACCGCCAACGATCAAGACGCCGACGATACACAACAGGATGAATCCGGTTCCGGTCAGTCGGATTCAGATTCAGTCCGCAAGTCAGGCTCTGCCGGCAGGAACAATTCAGATTCGACCAGCGAATCCCGACCAGGTCGCGGACTTGGCATGATGCCGATGTTGATCATCGCCGGCCTGCTGATGCTGGTGTGGTTCCTGTTCGATTCTCCGTCGAATCACGGAACCAGTGTTCCACACAACTTCTTCCGCACGCAACTGCTCCAGGGCAATGTGAAGTCACTGAAGGTTTACCATATGGCTCACGGTGACGTGTTCACCGGGACGTGGGTGAACCTGCCGAATGAATCTGAAAAACCCGAATCCATTACCGGGAAACTTCAGATTGATTTTAACACGACACCGCTTCCGGGCTGGGAAGAGGACAGCGAACTGCGCGAAGCGCTTTACCAAATTGAGCCGCTGGCAGTTAAGCACAGTGAAATGACGGTCGGCATGCAGGTGTTGACGTATCTTGGTTTTAGTATGCTGCTGATGGTGGTCATCTGGTTTGTGCTGCGCCGTTCCAGTGACCCATTTGGTGGTGGCGGAATGATGGGGTCGTTCATTCGCAGCCCGGCACGAAGATTTGAAAAAGATGACAAAGCGGCCACCTTTGACGATGTTGCCGGACTGAAATCCGCCAAGCAGGATCTCGAAGAAGTTGTACAGTTTTTAAAAACGCCGGATGATTTTACACGTCTGGGGGCCACGATTCCTCGTGGTGTCCTGCTGGTCGGTCCCCCGGGGACCGGCAAAACACTGCTGGCCCGGGCAACTGCCGGAGAGGCAGAAGTGCCGTTCTTTGCCGTGAATGGTTCTGAATTTATTCAGATGTTTGTCGGCGTGGGTGCGACGCGTGTGCGTGATCTGTTTAAGACAGCCCGGGAACAGGCACCGTGTATCATATTCATTGATGAGATCGACGCAGTGGGTCGTGTTCGTGGCGCCGGTGTTGGTGGCGGTCACGATGAACGTGAACAAACATTGAACCAAATCCTTAGTGAAATGGACGGGTTCAGCCAGACGGAATCAATCATCGTCGTGGCAGCCACGAATCGTCAGGATGTGCTGGATCCCGCTCTGCTGCGTCCCGGCAGGTTCGATCGGCATGTGACTGTGGATTTACCTGTCAGGGAAGGCCGACTGGGTATACTGAAAGTGCATACGCGTAAAGTTCCGCTGGACGAGGATGTCCGTCTGAATGCACTGGCCCAGTCCACGATTGGTTACTCCGGAGCTGAGTTGCAGAAACTTGTCAATGAAGCAGCACTGAAAGCGGCACGTGACGGCAAACGAAAAGTTTCCATGGACGAATTCCTGTTTGCTCAGGATCTCGTAATGATGGGAGCGATGCGCGAAGAACAGCTGGATGATAGTGAAAAGAAACTGACAGCGTGGCATGAAGCAGGACATGCGGTGTTGGCATGGTTCCAGGAAGGAATGGATGTCGTTCACAAAGTTACGATTATTCCTCGTGGCCGAGCTCTTGGTGTTACGCAGTTGATGCCGGAGAAAGAAATTTACAACGTGAGTGAAACCATTCTCCGTAAGAGACTGGTGATGATGCTGGGGGGACGTGCGGCAGAGAAACTGGTTTTCAATGAAGTCTCGGCAGGTGCCGAAAATGACATTGAACGCGCAACCAGTTTGGCTCGAAAGATGGTCGCCAGCTGGGGAATGTCGGAAACAGTTGGTCCGGTATCGTTTAAGCAGTCTGAAGAACACCCCTTCCTTGGGAAGGAAATGCATACCTACCGGGAATTCAGCGAAGAAACTGCCCGTATCATCGATATCGAGGTTCAGCGGATCATGAATTCAACTCACGACCGCGCCATTGAGTTGTTGATTCGTCACCGTGCTGAACTGGATGCACTGGCAAATGCACTACTGGAACATGAACATATTGAACGTACGCAAATCCGTGAACTCCTGGGTCCCCGGCCTGGTGAAACAGACGATCCGGCGGCACTGGAGACAGAAATGTCAGAGGGACAGCCGGCTGAACAAAGTTCAACCACCGAAGACCTGGCAGACCAGGACGTCAAATAGCAGGTTCGCGAGTGGAACCACAGGGCGATTTCCTGCATGTCACTTCCGAATGGTCACGCAGGTGACACCGCACAAGTCTACCTCCGCTGTCATGCTTAAAAAGAAAACGGTGGAGACGATGAAACACGAACGGAATTCTGTATCAAACGTTCAGTTCACTGACTTCATCACTGTCTGCACGATAGAACGGGGCGTCACCTCGAATGGTGACACGCAGGCCACGACGACGATTCGGGTAGTAGTCCCATAAAGCATGATGCTGGGCGCAGCGATTGTCCCAAAACGCCACCGATCCTGGCTGCCAGTGAAAACGGCACTGAATTTCGGGCTGTTCCACCAGGCGAAACAGCATTTCAAGGATCGCATCACTCTCCTGTCGGGGCAACTGAACGATACGAGTCGTGAATGTGCGGTTAACAAACAGCGCCTTTCGTCCGCTGACCGGATGTGTTCGTATCACCGGATGTTCACTGCGCGGATAGGTTTCGCTTCGTTGCTGTTCGTTATCGTAGCCGCGGCGATAGACGTGTTCACCGTCGTGTACCGCTGTTAATCCTGTAAGTAACTGCTGCATACGAACCGAGAGTCTGTCAAAAGCCGCATACATGTTCGAGAACAATGTGTCACCGCCTGAAGGTGGCGTTTCAAGCATGTGCAGAATGGTTCCCAGCGGTGGTTCGCGATCACAGGATACGTCCGAGTGCCAGTCCTCTCCGGCAATACGTTTGGTGTGTTCGTCAACGAAAATCTCCATGATTTCCGGATGTCCTTCGACGAGTCTCGGCCATGCGGGATGAATGTGCAGTTCACCAAAACAACGGCCCATTGTTTTGTGTTGCTCCAGTGTCAAATGCTGATCATGGAAAAACAGCACACAGTGCTCGGCGAGTGCCGTGGTCAGCATGGCGGCCAAGCGTTTATCCAGCGGTTGAGACAGGTCAATTCCCCGCACCTCGGCTCCGCAATTTGGCGTGACGTGTCTGAACTCGGGTGTTTGCAACTTCATGGGGCTGTTGGCGGTCCGAAATTTCAGACCGAACTTTGTTGTCCTGATTTCAATGACAACATCAATCCGGAAAAACGCAAGATAATCAGTATAGGTTTATTGTTGTATACCCACAAAATCTCAGCCTGAATTTCTGAAGGTATTGATGTGAACAGACTTCGATGTCCAGGAATGCGAATTTGCATTCTGGGTGATGGTGCGTTGAAGCGAAATTGCTGTTGGTCTCAATGCTGCGAATGATTTGGATGTCGACACGTTGAACCGGCAGGCCGAGATCCTACGTGCAGACTTCCCTCAACGCTGACACCATCGAATCTGCCAACAGTGTTGCGGACTGCGGGGTAAACGGCGGATAGTCGAGGATTTTGGGCACGGTGAACGAGCCGTAATCGCCCGTTGCGTAAGCGGTGGGATCGGCAAGGTACCCGGTCATGCCGTCGGTGTAGCCGACAACGAGTGTGTCCGCCACCGGGCTTCTGTGTCGTACGGAGAGTCCGTAATAGCTGTAGAGTTCCGTCGGGTGAAACACCATTGCCAGTGGTCCCAACTTGATGGAGCTGATGGTTCGATCGAGTGTTGTCCGGGTGAGATCGCGGTCAGCATTGTCTTCGTACCAGGCTTTGGCGAAGCGGGCATCCACCCAGTGTCCCCGTACGCACTCGGCCGGATCGTCGCTGTATTGCCGGAGCCACTCGGTGAACAGTGGAATATCCAGTCGAATGCCGTACACGTGGCGATGCGAAACCAGCGCATCGATCTCAAGGGGCTGCGTATTGTCGAGTGCCTGCGTAATTGCTTTGTAGACTGCCGCCGCGGTTTCGTCGCCGGGGCCGCGTGATGGTCCTGGTCCCGGGTTGACGTCTCCGGCGTGCCCCTGCAGGAACCCGGGG
This Fuerstiella sp. DNA region includes the following protein-coding sequences:
- a CDS encoding DUF1501 domain-containing protein; protein product: MNSRRDFLFNGGLGFGSTALGSMLADDVQAQASRTRNPLALQSPDAPGTARNVIFLFMQGGPSHLETFDEKPALAKYDGQLLPKELRDFDLAQINTADSQVMATQFPFRRHGESRLPISSLFPKLSRHADRLAVVRSMHHELFIHGSAMIMMHSGTRLLAHPTVGAWVTYGLGCESNNLPSYIAMTDSVFRNGASMYSSGFLPAVYQGTPMRAEGVPIQNLQRHPSVAGREQRLLLDQINAWNQQHLAGRPGDSRLDARIANYELAYRMQSAAPELIDLSGETKATRDLYGIENGTADRFGRMCLMARRMVERGVRYVQLISAGWDAHGDCKGNHEGQAAKTDQPIAGLIEDLDRRGLLDSTLLVWVGEFGRTPIRQGSGGRDHHPYGFSAWLAGGGVQGGKVIGATDDFGFHAIEDKVHVNDLHATILGLLGIDHEALTYYFEGRVRRLTDVGGQNNLASRLVAS
- the ftsH gene encoding ATP-dependent zinc metalloprotease FtsH, giving the protein MTANDQDADDTQQDESGSGQSDSDSVRKSGSAGRNNSDSTSESRPGRGLGMMPMLIIAGLLMLVWFLFDSPSNHGTSVPHNFFRTQLLQGNVKSLKVYHMAHGDVFTGTWVNLPNESEKPESITGKLQIDFNTTPLPGWEEDSELREALYQIEPLAVKHSEMTVGMQVLTYLGFSMLLMVVIWFVLRRSSDPFGGGGMMGSFIRSPARRFEKDDKAATFDDVAGLKSAKQDLEEVVQFLKTPDDFTRLGATIPRGVLLVGPPGTGKTLLARATAGEAEVPFFAVNGSEFIQMFVGVGATRVRDLFKTAREQAPCIIFIDEIDAVGRVRGAGVGGGHDEREQTLNQILSEMDGFSQTESIIVVAATNRQDVLDPALLRPGRFDRHVTVDLPVREGRLGILKVHTRKVPLDEDVRLNALAQSTIGYSGAELQKLVNEAALKAARDGKRKVSMDEFLFAQDLVMMGAMREEQLDDSEKKLTAWHEAGHAVLAWFQEGMDVVHKVTIIPRGRALGVTQLMPEKEIYNVSETILRKRLVMMLGGRAAEKLVFNEVSAGAENDIERATSLARKMVASWGMSETVGPVSFKQSEEHPFLGKEMHTYREFSEETARIIDIEVQRIMNSTHDRAIELLIRHRAELDALANALLEHEHIERTQIRELLGPRPGETDDPAALETEMSEGQPAEQSSTTEDLADQDVK
- a CDS encoding TauD/TfdA family dioxygenase, which produces MRGIDLSQPLDKRLAAMLTTALAEHCVLFFHDQHLTLEQHKTMGRCFGELHIHPAWPRLVEGHPEIMEIFVDEHTKRIAGEDWHSDVSCDREPPLGTILHMLETPPSGGDTLFSNMYAAFDRLSVRMQQLLTGLTAVHDGEHVYRRGYDNEQQRSETYPRSEHPVIRTHPVSGRKALFVNRTFTTRIVQLPRQESDAILEMLFRLVEQPEIQCRFHWQPGSVAFWDNRCAQHHALWDYYPNRRRGLRVTIRGDAPFYRADSDEVSELNV
- a CDS encoding Gfo/Idh/MocA family oxidoreductase; translated protein: MFSNDALTPQASASRRSFLQSGTVAAAGVAARSVRGTEPGSVSDTVRVGLVGAGGRGSGAVENTMSVNDNVKLVAIADVNERKPQSLLRRMEPRYGARAAVAAGKIHTGLDSYKQILDDPDVDLVLFATPPGFRPRHLLEAVQAGKHIFAEKPACVDPAGYKICLKAHTLAEANGTSIVTGTQYRRQTSYLEAVNRIHDGAIGEIISSQMRYCASGIWYRPRKDGMSDTEYQIYNWMHFIWLSGDQIVEQAVHNIDTMNWIMGGPPELAYGGGGRFTRPGDSQMWDNMAIDFIYPGNRMCSFMCRQMPNTDTDNSNVIYGTDGVMTIYGGDRGSLMTDRNGTELWSMSGDIGAAYLQEHKDLVNSIISGRPIVELNDTADSSLTAVIGRMAAYTGKTVTWDFAVNRSALDMFPAELNYGGDMASPPFAIPGRERLS
- a CDS encoding DUF1549 and DUF1553 domain-containing protein yields the protein MLFSIPVSGTADEDLSAYPWSFQPVVPVDPPSTVDLHYGAKCRNTVDRFIYRELEEAELEPAPAADRHTLVRRACFDLLGLPPTQKQMDQFSAGLSADGWMKLVDSLLESPHYGERWGRHWLDVARYADSGGYETDIYYRNAWRYRDYVVKSFNDDKPYNIFVQEQIAGDELWPDNLDLDPRRVYVIPETKQRHLEARVGTGFYSLGPRVHESALDAGRLHYETLTDWVDTTASAFMGLTMACARCHEHKVDPFTQEDYFSLQAIFSSSREVELPLWNAMGEADWRQNFPRIVAVGEARRAYQLFEVQTAGTELSPDQTQEKQRLLAAIGEAVLALPERTGGQETIPYDALMHIPTVSVLGREHPQLIKPSYVLERGELQKPQQQMSPALPISLASATSTSAELADGFDSRKQFALWLTRKDHPLTARVMVNRIWHWHFGRGLVETPNDFGFMGEEPSHPELLDWLAAEFVASGWSIKHLHRLIMNSSVYRHSSRFSSSRHLEEDPDNRLLWRMNRRRLEAEALWDAVHSAAGTINLSLGGPPVVPALADDEIASLRDKWHWVVSADTAQHTRRGLYILVRRNFKFPMFQVFDSPVTSQSCPVRDVTTVAPQALWGLNNGSVFRQAMHMAGRIVQESGSDPRNQVIRAWKLALSRLPDEDETESGLQLLRSLEAEESQRLTDPPESLSTAVPERARSLSKLCLALFNLSEFSFVD